The Geoanaerobacter pelophilus genome includes a region encoding these proteins:
- a CDS encoding FtsB family cell division protein has protein sequence MRSRLYLIPAAVILFLLFFTVFGERGLLRIYELNREKQEIARRSEALRVENDNLKREIEALKSDRRYLESIARKDFGLVRPNEIVYQFHQYSSVKKR, from the coding sequence ATGCGCAGTCGGCTCTACCTGATACCGGCCGCGGTCATTCTGTTTCTTCTCTTCTTCACTGTGTTTGGTGAACGCGGACTTTTACGGATTTATGAGCTGAACCGGGAAAAGCAGGAGATAGCCCGGCGCAGCGAGGCGTTACGAGTTGAGAACGACAACCTGAAACGCGAGATCGAAGCGCTCAAAAGCGACCGGCGCTACCTGGAAAGCATCGCCCGCAAGGACTTCGGCCTGGTACGGCCCAACGAAATCGTTTACCAGTTCCATCAATACTCGTCGGTAAAGAAGCGCTGA